In Synechococcus sp. CB0101, a genomic segment contains:
- a CDS encoding NifU family protein — MSTDTANAAPDSAAAEANDPRALTIENVERTLDELRPYLMADGGNVEVVEIDGPIVKVRLQGACGSCPSSTMTLKMGIERKLREAIPEVSEVVQVL; from the coding sequence ATGAGCACCGACACCGCCAACGCCGCACCAGACAGCGCCGCCGCTGAGGCCAACGACCCCCGCGCCCTCACCATCGAAAACGTGGAGCGCACCCTGGATGAGCTGCGCCCTTACCTGATGGCCGACGGCGGCAACGTGGAAGTGGTGGAGATCGACGGACCGATCGTGAAGGTGCGCCTGCAGGGCGCCTGCGGCTCCTGCCCCAGCAGCACCATGACCCTGAAGATGGGCATCGAGCGCAAGCTGCGCGAAGCCATCCCCGAAGTGAGCGAAGTGGTGCAGGTGCTCTGA
- the serS gene encoding serine--tRNA ligase — MLDQRLLRDNPELITQQLGRRGMSLDLTGLQLMARQERDLEEQRSNLQAEGNRIGKEVGLKIKGGAAPNSPEVQELRNEGNRIKQQVAVLEEEEKALEAKLKAQLLTLPNLPSPEAPDGRSEVDNVEIKRWGSPRAQEDWLEEHWQIAERLELFEAERSVRIAQSRFVTLLGQGARLERALINFMLDLHGGKGYREVLPPILVNSASLTGSGQLPKFAEESFRCAEDDLWLTPTAEVPVTSLHRDEVIPAEQLPLKYVAYTPCFRREAGSYGRDTRGLIRLHQFNKVELYWFCHPDHSAEAHQQITADAEAVLEALELPYRKIELCTGDMGFSAARTYDLEVWLPGAGAYREISSCSVCGDFQARRSAIRMKEGKGTQLVHTLNGSGLAVGRTMAALLENGQQVDGSVKLPAALVPYFGSERIG; from the coding sequence GTGCTGGATCAGCGCCTGTTGCGCGACAACCCCGAGCTGATCACGCAGCAGCTGGGGCGTCGTGGCATGTCGCTCGACCTCACGGGCCTGCAACTGATGGCGCGCCAGGAGCGCGACCTCGAAGAGCAGCGCAGCAACCTCCAAGCCGAAGGCAACCGGATCGGCAAGGAGGTGGGCCTGAAGATCAAAGGCGGCGCTGCGCCCAACAGCCCGGAGGTGCAGGAGCTGCGCAACGAGGGCAACCGCATCAAGCAGCAGGTGGCTGTGCTGGAGGAGGAGGAGAAAGCGCTCGAGGCCAAGCTCAAGGCGCAGCTGCTCACCCTGCCCAACCTGCCTTCGCCCGAGGCCCCCGATGGCCGCAGCGAAGTCGACAACGTGGAGATCAAGCGCTGGGGCAGCCCCCGCGCCCAGGAAGACTGGCTGGAAGAGCACTGGCAGATCGCCGAACGCCTCGAGCTGTTTGAAGCCGAGCGCTCGGTGCGCATCGCCCAGAGCCGCTTCGTGACGCTGCTGGGTCAGGGCGCCCGGCTCGAGCGCGCCCTGATCAATTTCATGCTCGACCTGCACGGCGGCAAGGGCTACCGCGAGGTGCTGCCGCCGATCCTGGTGAACAGCGCCAGCCTCACAGGCTCAGGCCAGCTGCCCAAGTTCGCCGAGGAGAGCTTCCGCTGCGCCGAAGACGATCTCTGGCTCACCCCCACCGCCGAGGTGCCCGTCACCTCCCTCCATCGCGATGAGGTGATCCCGGCTGAGCAGCTACCGCTCAAATACGTGGCCTACACGCCCTGCTTCCGCCGCGAGGCCGGCAGCTATGGCCGTGACACCCGCGGCCTGATCCGCCTCCACCAGTTCAACAAGGTGGAGCTCTACTGGTTCTGCCACCCCGACCACTCCGCCGAGGCCCATCAGCAGATCACCGCTGACGCCGAAGCCGTGCTCGAGGCCCTGGAGCTGCCCTACCGCAAGATCGAACTCTGCACCGGCGACATGGGCTTCTCCGCCGCGCGCACCTACGACCTCGAGGTGTGGCTACCCGGTGCCGGCGCTTACCGCGAGATCTCCAGTTGCTCGGTGTGCGGCGACTTTCAGGCCCGCCGCTCCGCCATCCGCATGAAAGAGGGCAAAGGCACCCAACTCGTGCACACCCTCAATGGCAGTGGCCTGGCCGTGGGCCGCACCATGGCCGCCCTGCTGGAAAACGGTCAGCAAGTGGATGGCTCGGTGAAGCTGCCCGCCGCTCTCGTGCCCTACTTCGGCTCTGAGCGGATCGGCTGA
- the mqo gene encoding malate dehydrogenase (quinone) gives MTHRCDALLVGAGIMGATLARLLRQLDPSLEVMVLERLPGVAAESSAALNNAGTGHAANCELNYTPQAADGSVPIAKALAINGAFELSLQFWSALVEQGVLQDPAAFIRGVPHLSLVWGEQNVAFLRRRWEALNATPQFAGMQWSGDSAQLREWMPLVMEGRSLDQPLAATRVARGTDVNFGALTAALLQGVDMRLQHEVVGLERGGRGWLVEARTPSGAAQVFEAPFVFLGAGGGALPLLQRSGIPEARQYGAFPVSGQWLVCRNPEVIAGHNAKVYGKAAVGAPPMSVPHLDTRWIEGQRALLFGPYAGFSTRFLKQGSLWDLGRSVKPFNLLPSLQVGSQNFDLVRYLVGQVVQSQEQRLESLRQFLPQARGDDWELAVAGQRVQIIKQIDGRGTLQMGTEVVSSADGSLAALLGASPGASTAVKTMVDVLQRCWPERFNSSAWQARLRALIPSWGEDLAADPERLCGLRKRADAALQLKGS, from the coding sequence ATGACGCACCGCTGCGACGCCCTGCTGGTGGGGGCCGGAATCATGGGCGCCACCCTGGCGCGGTTGCTGCGTCAGCTCGATCCATCCCTCGAGGTGATGGTGCTCGAGCGGCTGCCGGGGGTGGCGGCCGAGAGCAGCGCGGCCCTGAACAACGCCGGCACCGGCCATGCGGCCAACTGCGAGCTCAACTACACCCCCCAGGCCGCCGATGGATCGGTACCGATCGCCAAGGCGCTGGCCATCAATGGCGCCTTTGAGCTGAGCCTGCAGTTTTGGAGTGCCCTGGTGGAGCAGGGCGTGCTGCAGGATCCCGCCGCGTTCATCCGCGGGGTTCCTCACCTCAGCCTGGTGTGGGGTGAGCAGAACGTGGCCTTCCTGCGGCGCCGCTGGGAAGCGCTGAACGCCACTCCCCAGTTCGCCGGCATGCAGTGGAGTGGCGACAGCGCCCAGCTGCGCGAATGGATGCCGCTGGTGATGGAGGGCCGCAGCCTGGATCAGCCCCTGGCGGCCACGCGCGTGGCCCGCGGCACGGATGTGAATTTCGGTGCCCTCACGGCGGCGTTGTTGCAGGGCGTCGACATGCGGCTCCAGCATGAGGTGGTGGGCCTGGAGCGCGGCGGCCGCGGCTGGTTGGTGGAGGCGCGTACGCCCAGTGGCGCGGCGCAGGTGTTTGAGGCGCCGTTTGTGTTTCTCGGCGCTGGCGGCGGCGCCTTGCCGCTGCTGCAGCGCTCCGGCATTCCGGAAGCGCGCCAGTACGGCGCTTTCCCTGTGAGCGGTCAGTGGTTGGTGTGCCGCAACCCGGAGGTGATCGCCGGGCACAACGCCAAGGTGTATGGCAAGGCGGCTGTAGGGGCACCGCCGATGTCGGTGCCGCACCTCGATACCCGTTGGATCGAGGGCCAGCGCGCCCTGTTGTTTGGCCCTTACGCCGGCTTCAGCACCCGCTTCCTGAAGCAGGGCTCCCTCTGGGATCTGGGCCGATCGGTGAAGCCGTTCAACCTGCTGCCGAGCCTGCAGGTGGGCAGCCAGAACTTTGATCTGGTGCGCTATCTGGTGGGTCAGGTGGTGCAGAGCCAGGAGCAACGGCTCGAGAGCCTGCGCCAGTTCCTCCCCCAGGCCCGCGGCGACGACTGGGAGCTGGCAGTGGCCGGCCAGCGAGTGCAGATCATCAAGCAGATCGATGGCCGCGGCACGCTGCAGATGGGCACCGAGGTGGTGAGCAGCGCCGATGGCTCCCTGGCCGCGTTGCTCGGAGCCTCACCGGGAGCCTCCACTGCGGTGAAAACCATGGTGGACGTACTGCAGCGCTGCTGGCCCGAGCGCTTCAACAGCTCGGCTTGGCAAGCCCGGTTGCGGGCTTTGATCCCCAGCTGGGGTGAAGATCTCGCCGCCGATCCCGAGCGCTTGTGCGGCCTTCGCAAGCGTGCGGATGCCGCCCTGCAGCTGAAGGGCAGCTGA
- the rseP gene encoding RIP metalloprotease RseP, which produces MGVLTALAILAGLIVVHEAGHFFAATWQGIRVSGFSVGFGPVLLERQRRGVQFALRAIPLGGFVSFPDDDEESTIPADDPDLLRNRPIPQRALVIAAGVLANLLLAWSVLVAQGLVVGIPAGFSATPGVLVAGVQSGQAAAASGLRPGDRILSADGVNLGGGQSAVAQLVERVKGAPDQTLQLQAERAGQTVTIALTPADVSGIGRIGAQLQPSGSEAFRRAKGPGEILSQANRDFASLTRRTVEGFVTLATHFGETAGQVSGPVKIVEMGASLAKQGGSSLFLYTALISINLAVLNALPLPLLDGGQFVFLMLEGLRGKPLPEKFQLAFMQSGFVFLVGLSLVLIVKDTSQLAAVQQLLGR; this is translated from the coding sequence ATGGGGGTTCTCACGGCCCTGGCGATCCTGGCCGGCTTGATCGTGGTGCACGAGGCGGGGCATTTCTTTGCCGCCACCTGGCAAGGCATCCGCGTCAGCGGCTTCTCCGTTGGCTTTGGGCCGGTGCTGCTGGAGCGCCAGCGGCGCGGCGTGCAGTTCGCCCTGCGAGCCATCCCCCTAGGGGGCTTTGTGTCGTTCCCCGACGACGACGAAGAAAGCACAATCCCTGCCGACGATCCCGATCTGCTGCGCAACCGCCCGATCCCGCAACGGGCGCTCGTGATCGCCGCGGGCGTGCTCGCCAACCTGCTGCTGGCCTGGAGCGTGCTGGTGGCCCAGGGCCTGGTGGTGGGCATCCCAGCCGGCTTCAGCGCCACACCCGGCGTGCTCGTGGCTGGTGTGCAGAGCGGGCAAGCCGCGGCGGCATCCGGCCTACGCCCTGGTGATCGCATCCTCAGTGCCGATGGCGTGAACCTCGGTGGCGGCCAAAGCGCCGTGGCCCAACTGGTGGAGCGGGTGAAGGGCGCGCCGGATCAAACCCTGCAGCTCCAGGCCGAACGCGCCGGTCAAACCGTCACCATCGCGCTCACCCCGGCGGATGTAAGCGGCATCGGCCGGATCGGCGCTCAGCTGCAACCCAGCGGCAGCGAAGCCTTCCGCCGCGCCAAGGGCCCCGGCGAAATCCTCAGCCAGGCCAACCGCGATTTCGCCAGCCTCACCCGGCGCACCGTGGAAGGGTTTGTCACCCTCGCCACCCATTTCGGTGAAACCGCCGGTCAGGTGTCGGGCCCGGTGAAGATTGTGGAGATGGGGGCCTCCCTGGCCAAACAGGGCGGCAGCAGCCTCTTCCTCTACACCGCCCTGATCTCGATCAACTTGGCGGTGCTCAATGCCCTGCCCCTGCCGCTGCTGGATGGCGGTCAGTTCGTGTTTCTGATGCTCGAGGGGCTGCGCGGCAAGCCGCTGCCGGAGAAATTCCAGCTGGCCTTCATGCAGTCGGGTTTTGTGTTTCTGGTGGGCCTCAGCCTGGTGCTGATCGTGAAAGACACCTCCCAGCTGGCAGCGGTACAGCAGCTGCTGGGCCGTTGA
- the rpsN gene encoding 30S ribosomal protein S14, translating to MAKKSMIARDVKRQKMVERFAAKRAALMAAFDAAADPMERLEIHRKIQGLPRNSAKVRLRNRCWATGKPRGVYRDFGLCRNQLRERAHKGELPGVVKSSW from the coding sequence ATGGCGAAGAAGTCGATGATTGCGCGCGATGTGAAGCGCCAGAAGATGGTTGAGCGCTTCGCCGCCAAGCGCGCCGCTCTGATGGCTGCTTTCGACGCGGCTGCCGACCCGATGGAGCGCCTGGAGATCCACCGCAAGATCCAGGGCCTGCCCCGCAATAGCGCCAAGGTGCGCCTGCGCAACCGTTGCTGGGCCACCGGCAAGCCCCGTGGTGTGTATCGCGATTTCGGCCTGTGCCGCAACCAGCTGCGTGAGCGCGCCCACAAAGGTGAGCTGCCCGGCGTGGTCAAGTCGTCCTGGTGA
- a CDS encoding polyribonucleotide nucleotidyltransferase → MQGHTQSISFDGREIRLTTGRFAPQAGGSVMVECGDTAVLVTATRSGGREGIDFLPLICDYEERLYAAGRIPGSFMRRESRPPERATLIARLIDRPMRPLFPSWLRDDLQIVATCMSLDERVPPDVLAVTGASLATLLAKIPFHGPMAAVRVGLLGDDFVLNPSYREIERSDLDLVVAGTPEGVIMVEAGANQLPEQDVIEAIDFGYEAVCELIKAQQALLKELGIEQVIPEPQTTDDTLPKFLEKECAKGIGDVLKQFKLTKAERDEQLDAIKGQVAEKIDGLKDDDAIKVAVSSNGKALGNSYKSLTKKLMRDQIVKDGKRVDGRNLDEVRPISAAAGVLPKRVHGSGLFQRGLTQVLSCATLGTPSDAQEMDDLNPSNEKTYLHHYNFPPYSTGETKPMRSPGRREIGHGALAERALIPVLPSKESFPYVLRVVSECLSSNGSTSMGSVCGSTLALMDARVPLKAPVSGAAMGLIKEGKEVRILTDIQGIEDFLGDMDFKVAGTEKGITALQMDMKITGLEVKTVAEAINQARPARLHILEKMLEAIEKPREVLSPHAPRLLSFRIDPELIGTVIGPGGRTIKGITERTNTKIDIEDGGIVTIASHDGAAAEEAQRIIEGLTRRVSEGEVFSGAVTRVIPIGAFVEILPGKEGMIHISQLSEARVEKVEDVVRVGDQVTVRVREIDNRGRINLTLRGVPQSEEPAAAVVVAE, encoded by the coding sequence GTGCAAGGTCACACTCAGTCGATCTCCTTCGATGGTCGGGAGATCCGGCTGACCACCGGCCGCTTTGCCCCTCAGGCAGGCGGTTCAGTGATGGTCGAATGCGGAGATACTGCCGTTCTGGTCACCGCCACCCGCTCCGGCGGTCGTGAGGGCATCGATTTCCTGCCCCTGATCTGCGATTACGAAGAGCGCCTCTACGCCGCAGGTCGCATTCCCGGCAGCTTCATGCGCCGCGAAAGCCGTCCGCCCGAGCGCGCCACCCTGATTGCCCGCCTGATCGACCGCCCGATGCGGCCGCTCTTCCCCAGCTGGCTGCGCGACGACCTGCAGATCGTCGCCACCTGCATGTCGCTCGATGAGCGCGTGCCGCCTGATGTGCTCGCCGTGACCGGCGCCTCGCTGGCCACCCTGCTGGCCAAGATCCCCTTCCACGGCCCGATGGCCGCTGTGCGCGTGGGTCTGCTGGGCGATGACTTCGTGCTCAACCCCAGCTACCGCGAGATCGAGCGCTCTGACCTCGATCTCGTCGTGGCCGGCACGCCCGAAGGCGTGATCATGGTGGAAGCCGGTGCGAACCAGCTGCCCGAACAAGACGTGATCGAAGCGATCGACTTCGGTTACGAAGCCGTGTGCGAACTGATCAAGGCCCAACAGGCCCTGCTCAAGGAGCTCGGCATCGAGCAGGTGATCCCCGAGCCCCAAACCACCGACGACACCCTGCCCAAGTTCCTCGAGAAGGAATGCGCCAAGGGCATCGGCGATGTGCTGAAGCAGTTCAAGCTCACCAAGGCTGAGCGTGACGAGCAGCTCGATGCGATCAAAGGCCAGGTGGCCGAGAAGATCGACGGCCTCAAAGACGACGACGCCATCAAGGTGGCGGTGAGCAGCAACGGCAAGGCGCTGGGCAACAGCTACAAGTCGCTCACCAAAAAGCTGATGCGCGACCAGATCGTCAAAGACGGCAAGCGCGTGGATGGCCGCAACCTTGATGAAGTGCGCCCGATCAGTGCCGCCGCCGGCGTGCTGCCCAAGCGCGTCCACGGCTCTGGCCTGTTCCAGCGTGGTCTGACCCAGGTGCTCTCCTGCGCCACCCTCGGCACCCCGAGCGATGCCCAGGAGATGGACGACCTCAACCCGTCCAACGAGAAGACCTACCTGCACCACTACAACTTCCCGCCCTACTCCACCGGCGAGACCAAGCCGATGCGCAGCCCCGGTCGCCGTGAGATCGGCCACGGCGCCCTGGCGGAGCGGGCTCTGATCCCGGTACTGCCCAGCAAGGAATCCTTCCCCTACGTGCTGCGCGTGGTGTCGGAGTGCCTGAGCTCCAACGGCTCCACCTCCATGGGTTCGGTGTGCGGCAGCACCCTGGCCCTCATGGATGCCCGCGTGCCTCTGAAGGCCCCCGTGAGCGGAGCCGCCATGGGCTTGATCAAGGAAGGCAAAGAGGTGCGGATCCTCACCGACATCCAGGGCATCGAGGACTTCCTCGGCGACATGGACTTCAAGGTGGCCGGCACCGAGAAGGGCATCACCGCCCTTCAGATGGACATGAAGATCACCGGTCTTGAGGTGAAGACCGTGGCCGAGGCGATCAACCAGGCCCGCCCGGCCCGCCTGCACATCCTCGAGAAGATGCTCGAGGCGATCGAGAAGCCCCGTGAGGTGCTGAGCCCCCACGCTCCGCGCCTGCTCAGCTTCCGCATCGATCCCGAACTGATCGGCACCGTGATCGGCCCCGGCGGCCGCACGATCAAGGGCATCACCGAGCGCACCAACACCAAGATCGACATCGAAGATGGCGGCATCGTCACGATCGCCAGCCACGACGGTGCTGCCGCTGAGGAAGCGCAGCGCATCATCGAAGGCCTCACCCGCCGCGTGTCGGAAGGCGAAGTGTTCAGCGGTGCTGTCACCCGCGTGATCCCGATCGGCGCCTTCGTGGAAATCCTGCCCGGCAAGGAAGGGATGATCCACATCTCCCAGCTCAGCGAGGCCCGCGTGGAGAAGGTGGAAGACGTGGTGCGCGTGGGCGATCAGGTGACCGTGCGCGTGCGCGAGATCGACAACCGCGGCCGCATCAACCTCACCCTGCGCGGCGTGCCCCAGTCGGAAGAGCCGGCAGCAGCAGTGGTTGTGGCCGAGTGA
- a CDS encoding 3'(2'),5'-bisphosphate nucleotidase CysQ → MMPAAACMPPGIDEQALLAELRRLSWGAADILLAYGRGEQPPYGFPPALSVDEGGEGPVSAADLAVNQWLLDGLVKAFPDAGWTLLSEETAKEQLTAGQPLDAEWLWILDPLDGTKDFLQGTGEYAVHLALAHHGEPVLGVVLLPEMEELWIGLVPQARAWCENRAGEQRPASLSPRQALGDLVLVASRNHRDQRLEQLLEALALGDTKAIGSVGGKVATILRGETDLYISLSGKSAPKDWDMAAPEAVLRAAGGAFTHADGRRLSYNDGDIRQAGCLIASHGRSHQQLCDKAAGAMAVIDPGFPV, encoded by the coding sequence ATGATGCCCGCCGCCGCCTGCATGCCCCCGGGGATCGATGAGCAGGCGCTGCTGGCGGAATTGCGCCGCCTCAGCTGGGGCGCCGCCGACATCTTGCTGGCCTATGGCCGCGGAGAGCAGCCCCCCTACGGCTTTCCGCCGGCGCTGAGCGTGGATGAGGGTGGCGAAGGCCCTGTGAGTGCAGCCGATCTGGCGGTGAACCAGTGGTTGCTCGATGGCCTGGTGAAGGCCTTCCCCGATGCGGGCTGGACCCTGCTCAGTGAAGAAACCGCCAAAGAGCAGCTCACCGCAGGCCAACCGCTTGATGCCGAGTGGCTCTGGATCCTGGATCCACTCGATGGCACCAAAGATTTCCTCCAGGGCACCGGCGAATACGCGGTACATTTGGCCCTGGCTCATCACGGCGAGCCGGTGCTCGGTGTGGTGTTGCTGCCCGAGATGGAGGAGCTCTGGATCGGCCTGGTGCCGCAGGCGCGCGCCTGGTGTGAGAACCGCGCCGGCGAGCAGCGTCCCGCCAGCCTGAGCCCTCGCCAAGCCCTGGGGGATTTGGTGCTGGTGGCGAGCCGCAACCACCGCGATCAACGGCTGGAGCAGCTGCTGGAGGCCCTGGCCCTGGGCGACACCAAGGCGATCGGCAGTGTGGGCGGCAAGGTGGCCACGATCCTTCGCGGCGAAACCGATCTCTACATCTCGCTCTCCGGTAAGAGCGCCCCGAAGGATTGGGATATGGCGGCCCCTGAGGCGGTGCTTCGCGCGGCCGGTGGCGCCTTCACCCACGCCGACGGCCGCCGCCTCAGCTACAACGATGGCGACATCCGCCAGGCCGGCTGCCTAATCGCCAGCCATGGCCGCAGCCACCAGCAGCTGTGTGACAAGGCTGCCGGCGCTATGGCGGTGATCGATCCGGGGTTCCCTGTCTGA
- the rsmI gene encoding 16S rRNA (cytidine(1402)-2'-O)-methyltransferase produces the protein MQGAEPAAGVLYLVGTPIGNVGDLSPRARHVLGHVQCIACEDTRRSGLLLHNLGIKSRLVSFHEHNQSSRIPELLAALEAGEAIAVISDAGLPGISDPGEALVAATRAAGRTVICVPGPCAVTTALVSSGLPAGRFCFEGFLPPKATQRRSRLQELAAEPRTLVLFEAPHRLINLLEDLHAELGDRPIAVTRELTKRHEQQVGPCVSAALEHFRHNPPQGEFTIVLGGAATETAPLPSEADLQTALSALVASGLSRSDAARQLAQETGMARRELYALLHRAEEPS, from the coding sequence ATGCAGGGCGCCGAACCGGCTGCTGGAGTGCTCTATCTGGTGGGCACCCCCATCGGAAACGTGGGTGATCTCTCGCCCCGTGCGCGCCACGTGCTGGGTCATGTGCAGTGCATCGCCTGCGAAGACACCCGCCGCAGCGGCCTGCTCCTCCACAACCTGGGCATCAAAAGCAGGTTGGTGAGCTTCCACGAGCACAACCAGAGCAGCCGCATCCCGGAACTGCTCGCCGCCCTGGAGGCCGGCGAAGCGATTGCGGTGATCAGCGATGCCGGCCTTCCGGGCATATCCGACCCCGGTGAGGCACTGGTGGCGGCGACACGCGCAGCGGGGCGCACGGTGATCTGCGTGCCGGGGCCTTGCGCCGTGACCACCGCCCTGGTGAGCAGCGGCCTGCCCGCAGGGCGCTTCTGTTTCGAGGGGTTTCTACCCCCCAAGGCCACACAACGGCGCAGCCGTCTACAGGAGCTAGCCGCAGAACCCCGAACCCTGGTGCTGTTCGAGGCGCCCCATCGCTTGATCAACCTGCTGGAGGATCTGCACGCAGAGCTGGGCGATCGCCCCATCGCCGTGACACGGGAGCTCACCAAACGCCATGAGCAACAGGTGGGTCCGTGCGTGTCGGCGGCACTGGAGCACTTCCGGCACAACCCTCCCCAGGGAGAATTCACGATCGTGCTGGGGGGCGCCGCCACTGAAACGGCCCCGCTGCCCAGCGAAGCCGACTTGCAAACGGCTCTGAGCGCCCTGGTGGCCTCCGGCCTGAGCCGAAGCGATGCCGCGCGGCAGCTGGCCCAGGAAACGGGCATGGCCCGCCGAGAGCTCTACGCTCTGCTCCATCGGGCTGAGGAGCCAAGCTGA
- a CDS encoding helix-turn-helix domain-containing protein translates to MPAPRLNDSQKEELVVRYRQGETAQALAAAYGCSPNTVSRVLKAALDPKEMEAIKRQSRGNRPLLLPRWRQLSRLRRHRRNPSRCLSPLHSQWPQPKRSATTTT, encoded by the coding sequence ATGCCCGCTCCACGGCTTAACGACAGCCAGAAAGAGGAGCTGGTGGTTCGCTACCGCCAGGGTGAAACGGCCCAAGCTTTAGCGGCCGCCTACGGCTGCAGCCCCAACACGGTGAGCCGGGTGCTGAAGGCAGCCCTGGATCCGAAGGAGATGGAGGCTATCAAGCGGCAGTCGAGGGGAAATCGGCCGCTCCTGTTGCCGAGGTGGAGGCAGCTATCCCGATTGCGGAGGCATCGGAGGAACCCATCGCGGTGTCTGAGCCCCCTCCACAGCCAGTGGCCTCAACCCAAGAGGTCAGCAACGACGACGACCTGA
- a CDS encoding ComC/BlpC family leader-containing pheromone/bacteriocin, translated as MSTNTTELKTNITELKNKELETIQGGLGSTILGYKADFDSGLLGASNQARCEYIQVVFS; from the coding sequence ATGAGCACCAACACCACCGAACTCAAGACAAACATCACTGAACTCAAAAACAAAGAACTGGAAACTATCCAGGGCGGTCTTGGCTCCACAATCCTGGGCTACAAAGCCGATTTTGACTCCGGGCTCTTAGGGGCTAGCAATCAAGCGCGATGTGAATATATTCAGGTAGTCTTCTCTTAG
- a CDS encoding integrase core domain-containing protein has protein sequence MLKLYPPPTHVRMDNGPEFIANALQEWCTASGCSTAYIPPGSPWENPFVESFNSRFRDEFLNIEMFTSVQEARLLAEQHRLEYNTYRPHSALQGRTPLEVIQQWKAA, from the coding sequence CTGCTCAAGCTCTATCCACCGCCTACGCATGTGCGGATGGATAACGGCCCGGAGTTCATCGCCAATGCCTTGCAGGAGTGGTGCACTGCGAGTGGCTGCAGCACGGCTTACATCCCACCGGGCTCGCCCTGGGAGAACCCATTTGTGGAGTCATTCAACAGCCGGTTCAGGGATGAATTCCTGAACATCGAAATGTTCACCTCGGTGCAGGAGGCCAGGCTGTTGGCTGAGCAGCACCGACTCGAGTACAACACCTACAGACCGCATTCGGCGCTCCAGGGGCGTACGCCCCTGGAGGTCATCCAGCAATGGAAAGCGGCCTGA
- a CDS encoding DnaJ C-terminal domain-containing protein produces the protein MSANGYRDYFKVLGVERSADADTVKKAFRKLARQYHPDVNPGDQGAEAKFKEISEAYEVLSDPDKRKRYEQFGQYWNQAGGAGGAGVDVDFGRYGNFDDFINDLLGRFGGPGGGGFAGGPSGFGGFGSGFPGGFGASGFPGGGFAGGGAQRAQAPNLDAEANITLSFSEAFRGCERTLAVNDERVQVRIPAGVKPGSRLRLKGKGNLQPGTGRRGDLYLNLQLQGHPVWSLDGDQLKADLPLSLDELALGGEVRVATPDGEATVTVPPGMAVGRSLRLKGKGWPSKGGRGDLLLSLSLKQPASYSDQEKQLLEQLRAARSVDPRADWISAARL, from the coding sequence ATGAGCGCCAACGGATATCGCGATTACTTCAAGGTGCTTGGGGTGGAGCGCAGCGCCGATGCCGACACCGTGAAGAAGGCCTTCCGCAAGCTGGCCCGGCAGTACCACCCGGATGTGAATCCAGGAGATCAGGGCGCCGAGGCCAAATTCAAAGAGATCAGCGAGGCCTACGAGGTGCTCTCTGATCCCGATAAGCGCAAGCGCTACGAGCAGTTTGGCCAGTACTGGAATCAGGCCGGTGGAGCTGGAGGCGCCGGCGTTGATGTGGATTTCGGCCGCTACGGCAATTTCGACGACTTCATCAACGACTTGCTCGGTCGTTTTGGCGGCCCCGGTGGCGGTGGTTTTGCCGGTGGGCCCAGCGGATTTGGTGGTTTCGGATCAGGCTTCCCCGGCGGTTTTGGTGCCTCAGGGTTCCCGGGCGGTGGCTTCGCCGGAGGCGGAGCTCAACGGGCTCAGGCTCCCAATCTCGATGCAGAAGCCAACATCACCCTCAGCTTCTCTGAAGCCTTTCGCGGCTGTGAGCGCACCCTGGCCGTGAATGATGAACGGGTGCAAGTGCGCATCCCGGCTGGTGTGAAGCCCGGCAGCCGCTTGCGGCTGAAAGGCAAGGGCAATCTGCAGCCCGGTACGGGCCGCCGCGGTGATCTCTATCTCAACCTGCAACTGCAAGGCCACCCGGTGTGGAGCCTGGATGGTGACCAACTCAAGGCTGATCTTCCCCTCAGCCTTGATGAGCTCGCCCTCGGTGGCGAGGTGCGCGTGGCCACGCCTGATGGTGAAGCCACGGTGACGGTGCCGCCTGGCATGGCGGTGGGCCGGAGCTTGCGGCTGAAGGGCAAAGGTTGGCCCAGCAAAGGTGGTCGAGGGGATCTGCTGCTCAGTTTGAGCCTCAAGCAACCTGCCAGCTACAGCGACCAAGAAAAGCAGCTGCTGGAGCAGCTACGCGCCGCTCGCAGCGTGGATCCTCGTGCTGATTGGATCAGCGCTGCGCGGCTCTGA
- a CDS encoding Nif11-like leader peptide family natural product precursor translates to MSVANLKAFLEKAQSDEDLRQKLHAATGMDDIVDLAAAHGHSVDKASVLRAHGEALSGASDNQLKAINSWGDALMHCFGATEEE, encoded by the coding sequence GTGTCTGTTGCCAATCTGAAGGCGTTCCTCGAGAAGGCTCAATCCGACGAGGACCTGCGTCAGAAGCTCCATGCCGCCACCGGTATGGACGACATCGTCGACCTGGCTGCAGCCCATGGCCACAGTGTGGACAAGGCTTCGGTGCTGCGTGCCCACGGCGAAGCCCTCAGTGGCGCCAGTGACAATCAGCTCAAGGCCATCAACAGTTGGGGTGATGCCCTGATGCACTGCTTCGGAGCCACCGAAGAGGAGTGA